The stretch of DNA GAGGGGCTCGACGCCGACCGCGCGGCCGACGGCGTCGAGCCGACGTTCCACACCGACCTCGTCCGGCTGCGCGCCGCGGGCGTCGGCGGGCAGTTCTGGTCGGTCTACGCGCCCTGCGAGCGGCGTGGGGCCGACGCCGTCACCTACACGCTGGAGCAGGTCGACTGGGTGCACCGCCTGGTCGCCCGGTACCCGGAGCGCACGGCGCTGTGCTGGACGGGCGACGACGTCCGCGCCGCCTGGGCCTCGGGGCGGCTCGCATCGCTGCTCGGTGCCGAGGGCGGGCACAGCATCGACGGGTCTCTCGCGGTCCTGCGCCAGCTCGCGCGCCTCGGCGTGCGCTACATGACGCTCACCCACAACGAGAACACGCCGTGGGCCGACTCCGCCACCGACGTGCCGCAGCACGGCGGCCTCACCGCCTTCGGCCGCGACGTCGTGCGCGAGATGAACGCCGTCGGCATGCTCGTCGACCTCTCGCACGTGGCCGCGACGACCATGCACGACGCGCTCGACGTCAGCAGCGCGCCGGTGATCTTCAGCCACTCCTCGTGCCGCGCCGTCACCGACCACCCGCGCAACGTCCCCGACGACGTGCTGGAGCGGCTCCCCGGCAACGGCGGGGTCGTCATGGTCACCTACGTGCCGTCCTTCGTCAGCGCCGAGTTCGCGGCCTGGTTCGAGCGGCACGAGACCGACCCCGCCACGGCCGGCGAGAAGCCCGTCGTCACCGTCGAGCACGTCGCCGACCACGTCGACCACGCCCGCGAGGTGGCCGGCGTCGAGCACGTCGGGCTCGGGGGCGACTACGACGGCTTCGACCACTTCCCGGTCGGCATGGGCGACGTCACCGGCCACGCCGCGCTGCTCGACGAGCTGGCCAGGCGAGGCTGGTCCGCCGACGACCTGTCCCGTCTCACGGGGCGCAACATCCTGAGGGTGCTCGACGCCACCTCCTGAGGTCGGGCCGGAGGCCGGTCGTCGGCGCGTGGCAGACTCGACGTGACCCAGCACACACTGCTCTCGGGGGGACCGATGACAGCCCGACCCAGCCACACGACCGGCAGCACCGACGTCCCGCTGCTCGAGACCACGATCGGTGCCGACCTCGCCGCCACCGTCGCGCGCGTGCCCGACGGCGAGGCGCTCGTGGAGTGCGCCACCGGACGGCGCTGGACCTACCGAGAGCTGTGGGACGACGTCACCGCGGTGGCGCGCGGGCTCGCGTCGCTGGGGCTGCAGAAGGGCGACCGGGTCGGCATCTGGGCGCCGAACTGCGCCGAGTGGACGCTCGTCCAGTACGCGACGGCGCGCCTCGGCGTCGTGCTGGTCAACGTCAACCCCGCGTACCGCGCCCACGAGCTCGGCTACGTCGTCGGCCAGTCGGGCATGCGCGCGATCGTCGCCGTGCCCGAGCTCAAGGGCGCCTCGTTCGCCGACATGATCGAGCAGGTCCGCCCCGACCACCCGCACCT from Aeromicrobium erythreum encodes:
- a CDS encoding dipeptidase, translated to MDATLGSLLTEPAAQEAVRVAPLVDGHDDLAWEAREAAGYSVEGLDADRAADGVEPTFHTDLVRLRAAGVGGQFWSVYAPCERRGADAVTYTLEQVDWVHRLVARYPERTALCWTGDDVRAAWASGRLASLLGAEGGHSIDGSLAVLRQLARLGVRYMTLTHNENTPWADSATDVPQHGGLTAFGRDVVREMNAVGMLVDLSHVAATTMHDALDVSSAPVIFSHSSCRAVTDHPRNVPDDVLERLPGNGGVVMVTYVPSFVSAEFAAWFERHETDPATAGEKPVVTVEHVADHVDHAREVAGVEHVGLGGDYDGFDHFPVGMGDVTGHAALLDELARRGWSADDLSRLTGRNILRVLDATS